The Mycolicibacterium arabiense genome has a window encoding:
- a CDS encoding ribokinase produces MSGQSLTVVGSINEDITAVGERLPRPGETVSTSELLRTSGGKGANQAAAAARLGGRVRMIGARGDDEAGRRSVAALQHAGVDVTGVRVVDQVTGTALIVVDAAGENQIAIAAGANDQVIVDDSIDEAAAVLCQLEIPMQTIVDICSRANGFVAINAAPARPLPAAVIERCDLFIVNQEERAALPELARARTVAVTEGAAGAVLLRDDVEVARRSPPPTEVVSTVGAGDSFCAAIVLAMMSGYTDAEALEISCAVGAAAVASPCTQPAFNPLHHYLHGTAVAEPSSPATT; encoded by the coding sequence ATGAGCGGGCAGAGCCTGACGGTCGTCGGCAGCATCAACGAGGACATCACCGCGGTCGGCGAGCGGTTGCCGCGTCCGGGTGAGACGGTCTCGACGTCGGAACTGCTGCGCACGTCCGGCGGTAAGGGTGCCAACCAGGCCGCGGCTGCCGCGCGTCTCGGCGGCCGGGTCCGCATGATCGGGGCCCGAGGCGACGACGAGGCGGGACGACGGTCGGTGGCGGCGTTACAGCACGCCGGGGTGGACGTCACCGGCGTCCGCGTGGTGGACCAGGTGACCGGGACGGCCCTGATCGTCGTGGACGCCGCGGGGGAGAACCAGATCGCGATCGCGGCCGGCGCCAACGACCAGGTGATCGTCGACGACTCCATCGACGAGGCGGCGGCCGTGCTCTGCCAACTCGAGATCCCGATGCAGACCATCGTCGACATCTGTTCACGGGCCAACGGATTCGTCGCGATCAATGCCGCGCCGGCCCGTCCGTTGCCCGCCGCGGTAATCGAACGCTGCGACCTGTTCATCGTCAACCAGGAGGAGCGCGCGGCCCTACCCGAACTGGCGCGGGCCCGGACGGTGGCGGTGACTGAAGGGGCCGCCGGCGCCGTGCTACTGCGCGACGACGTGGAGGTGGCACGGCGATCACCCCCGCCCACCGAGGTGGTGTCCACCGTTGGTGCTGGCGACTCCTTCTGCGCCGCAATCGTTCTCGCCATGATGTCCGGATACACCGACGCCGAGGCGCTAGAGATCTCCTGTGCCGTCGGAGCGGCCGCCGTCGCGAGTCCCTGCACGCAACCGGCGTTCAACCCGCTGCACCACTATCTCCACGGGACCGCGGTCGCCGAACCGTCCTCCCCGGCCACCACGTAG
- a CDS encoding carbohydrate ABC transporter permease: MSTATSAATVAPGGAKPAGPQARRSAAGRRAGIPTYVALTCLAVFSVGPIVLFFFNAVKTQQDYGHSSLGLPSSWQWGNFSAAWTQANMTAGIVNSLIVVVGTAAITCVVAGLAAYALARLQVRGGSAFMTLLLVTSSLPAQMFLVPLFYAWAKAGLYDTRLGLIIIYVGLFSPFATLLLRSFMLTLPREFEEAARIDGAGELTVLFQIVLPNSLPGLLTVALVTGLSAYNEFLFAVTFIQNPDLLPLSTTFFSFQQGFSQDYTLVSAAGFIMIAPMLVLFLALQRRFIDGLSSSGLGGA; encoded by the coding sequence ATGAGCACCGCCACGTCAGCAGCCACCGTCGCGCCCGGCGGAGCGAAACCCGCCGGCCCACAGGCGCGACGGTCCGCCGCCGGTCGTCGCGCCGGGATCCCGACCTACGTCGCCCTCACCTGCTTGGCGGTCTTCTCCGTCGGGCCGATCGTGTTGTTCTTCTTCAACGCGGTCAAGACCCAGCAGGATTACGGCCACAGCTCGCTGGGGTTGCCGAGCAGCTGGCAGTGGGGCAACTTCTCGGCGGCGTGGACCCAGGCCAACATGACGGCGGGCATCGTCAACTCGTTGATCGTCGTCGTCGGCACGGCGGCGATCACGTGCGTGGTCGCGGGTCTGGCGGCCTACGCCCTGGCCCGGCTTCAAGTCCGGGGCGGGTCCGCCTTCATGACCCTGCTGCTCGTCACGAGTTCCCTTCCCGCGCAGATGTTCCTGGTGCCGCTGTTCTACGCGTGGGCGAAGGCCGGGCTGTACGACACGCGGCTGGGGCTCATCATCATCTACGTCGGGCTTTTCTCGCCGTTCGCGACGCTGCTTCTGCGCTCGTTCATGCTCACCCTCCCGCGTGAATTCGAAGAGGCGGCGCGAATCGACGGTGCCGGCGAGCTCACCGTGCTGTTCCAGATCGTGCTGCCCAACTCCCTGCCGGGGCTGCTGACGGTGGCGCTGGTCACCGGACTGTCGGCCTACAACGAGTTCCTCTTCGCGGTCACCTTCATCCAGAACCCCGACCTGTTGCCGCTGTCGACGACGTTCTTCTCGTTCCAGCAGGGCTTCAGTCAGGACTACACGCTCGTCAGTGCGGCCGGCTTCATCATGATCGCCCCGATGCTGGTCCTTTTCCTGGCTCTGCAGCGTCGGTTCATCGACGGGCTGTCGTCCTCGGGGTTGGGGGGCGCATGA
- a CDS encoding carbohydrate ABC transporter permease translates to MLPLIVINAVVVVVPSLFAVYYSFTDWSGIGPATFTGLTNYRDLLSDDEFLNGLWHNIIWTLFFLIVPMAMGLFGAYALTRIKRFRLLFRVLFFIPYIVASVVNASIWESILNTQSGLGHVLGINPLGNPDLALWSVMGVNNWAWWGFLVVVFLAAMQGVNPSLYEAAKLDGAGPVRQFFSVTLPAIRPTFAFLGLMTIIWSFLAFDYVYVMTQGGPAGSTDLLSTLLYRQAFTNLSAGYASAVGVVMALISTVVVIAYLVIRKVKDWEI, encoded by the coding sequence ATGCTGCCCCTGATCGTCATCAACGCCGTCGTCGTGGTCGTTCCGAGCCTGTTCGCGGTGTACTACTCCTTCACCGACTGGTCCGGCATCGGCCCGGCGACGTTCACCGGCCTGACCAACTACCGGGACCTGCTGTCCGACGACGAGTTCCTGAACGGCCTCTGGCACAACATCATCTGGACGCTGTTCTTCCTGATCGTGCCGATGGCGATGGGCCTGTTCGGCGCCTACGCCCTGACCCGCATCAAGCGGTTCCGGCTGCTGTTCCGGGTCCTGTTCTTCATTCCCTACATCGTCGCGAGCGTGGTGAACGCCTCGATCTGGGAGAGCATCCTCAACACCCAATCCGGGCTGGGACACGTACTGGGCATCAACCCACTCGGCAACCCGGACCTCGCGCTGTGGTCGGTGATGGGCGTCAACAACTGGGCCTGGTGGGGGTTCCTGGTGGTGGTCTTCCTGGCCGCCATGCAGGGCGTGAACCCCTCCCTGTACGAGGCCGCCAAGTTGGACGGGGCCGGACCGGTACGGCAGTTCTTCTCGGTGACCCTGCCCGCGATCCGCCCGACGTTCGCGTTCCTCGGACTGATGACGATCATCTGGTCCTTTTTGGCCTTCGACTACGTCTACGTCATGACGCAGGGTGGCCCGGCAGGGTCGACCGACCTGCTGTCGACGCTGCTCTACCGCCAGGCCTTCACCAATCTGAGTGCCGGCTACGCCTCGGCGGTGGGTGTCGTGATGGCGCTGATCAGCACCGTGGTCGTCATTGCCTACTTGGTCATCCGCAAGGTGAAGGACTGGGAGATATGA
- a CDS encoding ABC transporter substrate-binding protein, producing MDLTRRHFLTSTGAVVALTGLAACGKGPASDPSAIVMWDNLDNQDLVAYYQKHIVEGYPGPGTVRFSNKSTDTIDRLIQTSLAAGSGPDVIVTPGPSSGVTEYTKAGYLVDLDGYADKYGWNSTFATWALDASRVDGKLRTLPTQYETMVFYYNPETVQTLGAEVPTNLSDFEAYCAEAKGRGMVPIAAGNADWKGANEWHMVIALNHGAGPAAVYQALQGELSWEDPVFVDAISRYTDYFKKGWFGGSVEDYFTNKFSTLYEQLANGKAGAMISGTWEFPYLPTYFGEKAGNDDVWNWAAIPSLGSGVPHDVWDLAIGQSAGINSNAHNVDNAANFLNFLTTDKKVILQALVELNAAPPPIDIEQSDFSPGTDERLVRLYTTLSSAKTIGYPIWTFFPQQTETYIIDYFEKVITGDLSPAEYCAGIQKRFTREHAAGKVPQAPEPGVALK from the coding sequence ATGGACCTGACCCGGCGCCACTTCCTGACGTCCACCGGCGCCGTCGTCGCACTGACCGGGCTCGCCGCGTGCGGCAAGGGCCCGGCGTCCGACCCCTCGGCCATCGTGATGTGGGACAACCTGGACAACCAGGATCTGGTCGCCTACTACCAAAAGCACATCGTCGAGGGGTATCCGGGGCCGGGTACGGTGCGCTTCAGCAACAAGTCCACCGACACCATCGATCGACTGATCCAGACCTCTCTCGCCGCCGGGTCGGGCCCCGACGTCATCGTGACGCCGGGGCCCTCCTCGGGGGTCACCGAGTACACCAAGGCCGGCTATCTCGTCGACCTCGACGGCTACGCCGACAAGTACGGCTGGAATTCGACGTTCGCGACCTGGGCGCTCGACGCGTCGCGCGTCGACGGAAAGCTTCGGACGCTGCCGACCCAGTACGAGACGATGGTCTTCTACTACAACCCCGAGACCGTGCAGACGCTGGGCGCCGAGGTGCCGACCAACCTCTCCGACTTCGAGGCGTACTGCGCGGAGGCCAAGGGCAGGGGCATGGTGCCCATCGCGGCGGGCAATGCGGACTGGAAGGGCGCCAACGAGTGGCACATGGTCATCGCACTCAACCACGGCGCCGGACCCGCCGCGGTCTATCAGGCGCTGCAGGGGGAACTCAGCTGGGAGGACCCGGTCTTCGTCGACGCCATCAGTCGATACACCGACTACTTCAAGAAGGGCTGGTTCGGGGGCAGCGTCGAGGACTACTTCACCAACAAGTTCTCCACCCTGTACGAGCAGCTGGCCAACGGCAAGGCCGGCGCGATGATCTCCGGAACCTGGGAATTTCCCTACCTGCCAACCTATTTCGGCGAGAAGGCGGGCAACGACGACGTCTGGAACTGGGCCGCGATCCCGTCGCTCGGCTCAGGTGTACCCCACGACGTCTGGGATCTGGCGATCGGACAGTCCGCCGGGATCAACAGCAACGCCCACAACGTCGACAACGCCGCCAACTTCCTGAACTTCCTCACCACCGACAAGAAGGTCATCCTGCAGGCGCTGGTGGAACTGAACGCCGCCCCGCCTCCGATCGACATCGAGCAGAGCGACTTCAGCCCCGGCACCGACGAACGCCTCGTCCGCCTCTACACCACGCTGTCGAGCGCGAAGACCATCGGCTACCCGATCTGGACCTTCTTCCCCCAGCAGACGGAGACCTACATCATCGACTACTTCGAAAAGGTCATCACCGGTGATCTGAGCCCCGCCGAGTACTGCGCTGGAATCCAGAAGCGGTTCACCCGCGAGCACGCCGCCGGAAAGGTCCCCCAGGCGCCCGAGCCAGGAGTTGCGTTGAAATGA
- a CDS encoding ADP-ribosylglycohydrolase family protein — MGAANDIDPSDNDALLELVDRMDELPRIDGWKYEEPTALDDIVATLPSPPSAQRVSSADLTDKVHAAWLGRIAGCNVGKPVERGDHWTVERIRDYLTLADAYPLRDYVPLLDPMPEGFELRESWPETTRGNVNGSARDDDIDYPILTLHLLEQHGRKLTPAIVGDAWLNLFPLEQVFTAERAAYVNMVYGCVPPETATRRNPFREWIGAQIRGDVFGYVFAGDPWSAAQLSYQDASLSHIGNGIYGEMWAAALVAAAFTAADAREAIEVSLQVVPPRSRLAEAIHHVLDLHGSGVTWEETLGQIWAAYGHYSWVHTINNAAAVVASLLWADGDYTTAVGRVVMSGWDTDSNGATVGSVAAILAGRQALPGHLIDPLHDRTRSALFGFDGSAISDLADRTVRLATRGLD; from the coding sequence GTGGGGGCCGCCAACGACATCGACCCTTCCGACAACGATGCACTGCTCGAACTCGTCGACCGGATGGACGAACTACCACGAATCGACGGATGGAAATACGAGGAGCCGACCGCACTCGACGACATCGTCGCGACGCTGCCGTCGCCGCCTTCCGCCCAGCGGGTCTCCTCGGCGGACCTGACGGACAAGGTGCACGCCGCGTGGCTGGGGCGCATCGCGGGCTGCAACGTCGGCAAGCCGGTCGAGCGCGGTGACCACTGGACCGTCGAACGCATCCGCGATTACCTGACCCTCGCGGACGCCTATCCTCTTCGGGACTACGTGCCCCTGCTCGATCCGATGCCGGAGGGGTTCGAGCTCCGGGAGAGCTGGCCGGAGACCACTCGGGGCAACGTGAACGGCTCGGCTCGCGACGACGACATCGACTACCCCATCCTCACGTTGCACCTGCTCGAGCAGCACGGGCGCAAGCTCACCCCCGCGATCGTCGGCGACGCGTGGCTCAACCTGTTCCCGCTGGAGCAGGTGTTCACCGCCGAGCGTGCCGCCTACGTCAACATGGTGTACGGCTGCGTGCCGCCGGAGACCGCGACGAGACGAAACCCGTTCCGCGAGTGGATCGGAGCGCAGATCCGCGGCGACGTCTTCGGCTACGTGTTCGCCGGGGACCCGTGGAGCGCCGCTCAGCTGAGCTACCAGGACGCGTCGCTCTCCCACATCGGCAACGGCATCTACGGCGAGATGTGGGCCGCCGCCCTGGTGGCTGCGGCCTTCACCGCAGCCGACGCCCGCGAGGCGATCGAGGTCTCGCTGCAGGTGGTTCCGCCCCGGTCACGGCTGGCCGAGGCCATCCACCACGTCCTCGATCTGCACGGGTCCGGTGTCACGTGGGAGGAGACTCTGGGGCAGATCTGGGCGGCCTACGGTCACTACTCCTGGGTGCACACGATCAACAACGCCGCCGCCGTGGTGGCCTCGTTGCTCTGGGCCGACGGGGATTACACCACCGCCGTCGGGCGGGTGGTCATGAGCGGTTGGGACACCGACTCCAACGGCGCCACGGTCGGTTCGGTCGCGGCGATTCTCGCAGGGCGCCAAGCACTTCCGGGCCACCTGATCGACCCACTGCACGACCGCACCCGGTCGGCCCTCTTCGGCTTCGACGGCTCCGCCATCTCGGATCTCGCCGACCGAACCGTCCGCCTGGCCACCCGCGGCCTGGACTAG
- a CDS encoding LacI family DNA-binding transcriptional regulator: MPPDRVVISDVAAAAGVSPTTVSHALSGRRAVSEETRRRVLKVVGELGYRSSIIAQSLRNQQTNSVAFLVVDISNPYYPTVAQSVHDGLADEGYVSLIGITYGEPATEETMLHNIVRRNVDGLIFQPMSLSPLEIRRIVGSLPLVLITDHEGELHADQVQTNDAQGIAEAVRHLKDRGFTEVGFIGGPDGRSPGTVRLASFRAAAHALGLTVADHWIEHVPFNRDGGREAGLRLLKPADRPRAIVCANDVIAVGLFDAAHDLGLDIPRDVAVVGFDDIEVASMLKPRLTTVRNPARDVGAACVEAVLSRIASGPETPYTVRSLPTVLLPREST, translated from the coding sequence ATGCCGCCAGACCGAGTGGTCATCAGCGACGTGGCCGCCGCGGCCGGGGTCAGTCCGACCACCGTCTCGCACGCGCTCAGCGGCCGGCGCGCGGTGTCCGAGGAGACGCGCCGACGGGTCCTGAAGGTGGTCGGCGAACTCGGATACAGGTCCAGCATCATCGCGCAGAGCCTGCGAAATCAGCAGACCAACAGCGTCGCGTTCCTCGTCGTGGACATCTCCAACCCCTATTACCCGACGGTGGCACAGTCCGTTCACGACGGACTGGCCGACGAAGGCTACGTCTCGTTGATCGGCATCACCTACGGCGAGCCCGCCACCGAGGAGACGATGCTGCACAACATCGTGCGGCGCAACGTCGACGGACTGATCTTCCAGCCGATGTCGCTGTCCCCGCTCGAGATTCGACGCATCGTCGGCTCTTTGCCGTTGGTCCTCATCACCGACCACGAAGGTGAACTCCACGCCGATCAGGTGCAGACGAACGACGCGCAGGGAATCGCCGAAGCGGTGCGTCATCTCAAAGACCGCGGATTCACGGAGGTCGGCTTCATCGGTGGGCCCGACGGGCGCAGCCCCGGCACGGTCCGCCTGGCATCCTTTCGGGCCGCGGCGCATGCGCTCGGCCTCACCGTCGCCGACCACTGGATCGAACACGTGCCGTTCAACCGTGACGGCGGCCGCGAGGCGGGTCTGCGACTGCTGAAACCAGCCGACCGGCCGCGAGCGATCGTGTGCGCGAATGACGTGATCGCCGTCGGACTCTTCGACGCCGCCCACGACCTCGGACTCGACATCCCCCGCGACGTGGCCGTCGTCGGGTTCGACGACATCGAGGTCGCGAGCATGCTCAAACCGCGGTTGACCACGGTGCGCAACCCGGCCCGTGACGTGGGTGCCGCCTGCGTGGAGGCCGTCCTGAGTCGCATCGCCAGCGGCCCGGAAACGCCCTACACGGTCCGTTCGCTGCCCACCGTTCTGCTGCCGCGCGAGTCGACCTAG
- a CDS encoding SDR family oxidoreductase, producing MDLGLSGKTAVVTGASHGIGLATAEALAAEGVRVLGVARTTTPDLERVAAGTVRADLGTPDGAAAMIDSAMSILGGIDILINNVGAGEVEKLASGGLAGFLDVSDDQWRELLVLNLFSAIWACRAALPSLIERRGAIVNVSTTSTRVPASAPVGYSEAKAALTALSKRLGEEFGPHGVRVNTVSPGVVGSRLWRGSDGIGARFAAADGVGLQDFLAGLPERFGITTGRITEPREVAALITFLASEVSANVLGADVVIDGGMVKST from the coding sequence TTGGATCTCGGGCTGTCGGGGAAGACCGCCGTAGTGACCGGCGCCAGCCACGGCATCGGCTTGGCCACGGCCGAAGCACTCGCCGCCGAAGGCGTTCGCGTGCTGGGAGTCGCCCGCACCACGACGCCGGACCTCGAGAGGGTGGCGGCGGGCACGGTTCGCGCCGACCTCGGCACACCGGATGGCGCTGCCGCGATGATCGATTCGGCGATGTCGATCCTGGGCGGTATCGACATTCTGATCAACAACGTGGGCGCCGGAGAGGTGGAAAAGCTCGCATCCGGCGGGCTGGCCGGGTTCCTGGACGTGAGCGACGATCAGTGGCGAGAACTCCTCGTGCTGAACCTCTTCAGTGCGATCTGGGCATGTCGCGCCGCCCTTCCCAGCCTGATCGAGCGGCGGGGGGCGATCGTCAACGTCTCGACCACGTCGACACGGGTACCGGCCTCCGCACCGGTCGGCTACAGCGAGGCCAAGGCGGCCCTCACCGCGTTGAGCAAACGACTCGGCGAGGAGTTCGGGCCCCACGGAGTCCGCGTGAACACCGTTTCCCCTGGCGTGGTCGGTAGTCGGCTCTGGCGAGGAAGCGACGGGATCGGGGCGCGGTTCGCCGCCGCCGATGGTGTTGGCCTACAGGACTTTCTGGCGGGACTACCCGAGCGATTCGGCATCACCACCGGCCGAATCACGGAACCGCGTGAAGTGGCCGCGTTGATCACGTTCCTGGCCTCGGAGGTGTCGGCGAACGTCCTGGGTGCCGATGTCGTCATCGACGGAGGGATGGTTAAATCGACCTGA
- a CDS encoding DeoR/GlpR family DNA-binding transcription regulator, with product MSRRAEVAVRLQKRGFQSVNDLARAFGVDASTIRRDLDKLEAEGVIQRTHGGAVPIEADYPHVARDVGLHRAEKVAIGAAMAERVLDGQTILLDAGETTLEVARHLRQSRLTVVTHDLRVGLEIATKPSMNLVFIGGELLPSGFGMWGPASVQQVENLRVNVAIFGAVTVMDDGLYSTSSYEIELKRKMRSIAGEAFFVADSSKFGREALFKVFGFEDFTAGITDAMLDPIRAAQLPLPVIRASVPPAEIPESAAVRSI from the coding sequence ATGTCGCGTCGTGCCGAGGTCGCAGTTCGCTTGCAGAAGCGGGGATTTCAGAGTGTCAACGACTTGGCACGGGCTTTCGGTGTCGACGCGTCGACCATCCGCCGCGATCTCGACAAACTCGAGGCGGAAGGCGTGATCCAACGCACGCACGGCGGTGCAGTGCCCATCGAGGCGGACTATCCCCACGTCGCGCGCGACGTGGGGCTTCATCGCGCGGAGAAGGTGGCGATCGGAGCTGCGATGGCCGAGCGCGTGCTGGACGGGCAGACGATCCTCCTGGATGCGGGGGAGACGACGCTCGAAGTTGCACGCCACCTTCGGCAGTCGCGCTTGACGGTCGTTACCCACGATCTGCGGGTCGGACTGGAGATAGCGACGAAACCATCGATGAACCTGGTGTTCATCGGGGGCGAGTTACTGCCGTCCGGATTCGGCATGTGGGGACCCGCCTCGGTCCAGCAGGTGGAGAATCTGCGCGTCAACGTGGCGATTTTCGGTGCCGTCACCGTCATGGACGACGGGCTCTACTCGACGTCGAGTTACGAGATAGAACTCAAACGCAAGATGCGATCCATAGCGGGTGAAGCCTTCTTCGTCGCCGACAGCTCCAAGTTCGGCCGGGAGGCGCTTTTCAAGGTATTCGGCTTCGAGGACTTCACGGCCGGCATCACCGACGCGATGCTGGATCCCATTCGGGCGGCCCAGTTGCCGCTCCCGGTCATCAGGGCCAGCGTGCCCCCCGCTGAGATCCCCGAGAGCGCCGCGGTCAGGTCGATTTAA
- a CDS encoding MFS transporter translates to MSKNKTDTVRNSTVPHNVSLRSAALPAAALLLIGLNLRPAIVALAPLLDEVRRDTGMSNAGIGVLSTAPVVCFGIFAPMAPRLASRFGIERTLMGVLVLLVAGVLVRLATPVGFLFGGSIIIGAAVAVANVLVTAMIKRDFERWVGPLSGLHTTMLFGGAVLAAGLTEPIRQAAHLTWREGLAIWGVLALVAIPAWIPSVKRRHRGPATGGVSARGIWLSPLAWAVALFYAFQQLVWYTTTTWIPSFYISLGYSSSTAGWFLAIVCFCAIATAVATPFVAQRSHKQGHLVVVGAVSCAIALLGIVMKPTAAPAFWSALLGLGFGVVVSLGIMFMSTRASHHSSAAQLSAMSQAVGYLVAAAGPVALGVARDATGNWTLGWLIVLGAVVPMTIAGWLSGRGTIP, encoded by the coding sequence ATGTCCAAGAACAAGACGGATACCGTCCGTAATAGCACTGTCCCACACAATGTTTCGCTCCGCAGCGCTGCGCTGCCGGCGGCGGCGCTGCTGCTGATCGGGTTGAACCTGCGTCCGGCGATCGTGGCGCTCGCACCGCTGCTGGACGAAGTGCGTCGCGACACGGGTATGTCCAACGCCGGCATAGGTGTTTTGAGCACCGCCCCCGTGGTGTGTTTCGGGATCTTCGCTCCCATGGCGCCGCGGTTGGCGTCTCGTTTCGGGATCGAACGAACACTCATGGGGGTGCTCGTGCTACTCGTCGCCGGCGTACTGGTGCGGCTGGCGACTCCGGTCGGATTCCTGTTCGGAGGGTCGATCATCATCGGTGCCGCCGTTGCAGTGGCCAACGTTCTGGTCACCGCCATGATCAAGCGAGACTTCGAACGCTGGGTAGGACCGCTGTCGGGATTGCACACCACGATGCTGTTCGGCGGGGCCGTCCTGGCGGCAGGGCTGACCGAACCGATACGCCAGGCGGCGCATCTCACCTGGCGGGAGGGCCTGGCGATCTGGGGCGTGCTGGCTTTGGTGGCCATCCCCGCGTGGATTCCGTCGGTGAAGCGAAGGCATCGTGGGCCCGCCACCGGCGGCGTCTCTGCGAGGGGTATCTGGCTGTCGCCGCTGGCATGGGCAGTCGCCCTGTTCTATGCCTTCCAGCAGCTCGTCTGGTACACGACGACAACGTGGATCCCCAGCTTCTACATCTCGCTCGGTTACAGCTCCAGCACCGCCGGGTGGTTCTTGGCCATTGTGTGCTTCTGCGCCATTGCTACGGCGGTCGCCACACCCTTCGTGGCGCAGCGCTCTCACAAGCAGGGCCATCTGGTGGTCGTCGGCGCGGTCTCGTGCGCGATCGCCCTCCTCGGCATCGTCATGAAACCCACTGCGGCGCCCGCGTTCTGGTCTGCCTTGCTGGGACTCGGCTTCGGTGTCGTGGTCAGCCTTGGCATCATGTTCATGTCCACGCGGGCAAGCCATCACAGCTCCGCTGCGCAGCTGTCTGCGATGTCTCAGGCAGTGGGTTACCTCGTAGCTGCGGCGGGGCCGGTGGCGTTGGGGGTGGCTCGCGACGCGACCGGGAATTGGACCCTGGGGTGGCTGATCGTCTTGGGCGCAGTCGTGCCCATGACCATCGCCGGGTGGCTCAGCGGTCGCGGAACCATTCCCTGA
- a CDS encoding SDR family NAD(P)-dependent oxidoreductase, translating into MNENFAGKAFIVTGAGSGIGRATALRLSREGGRVVVGDLDADSARRVAAEIADAGGTAHPLTIDVRLESDADALVQCALEEFGRLDGAVNNAGAAHVGARLHEIATENWRHVTGVVLDGVFFGMRAQLRHFCSLRAGVIVNVSSLAGYKAGYGQGSYVAAKHGVIGLTRQAGLEYIRDGIRVNAVAPGLVDTPIVGVLTDDMKATIQPGGKAGRPEQIANAIVWLLSDEASFVAGETMLVDAAALQK; encoded by the coding sequence GTGAACGAGAACTTCGCCGGCAAGGCATTCATCGTCACTGGAGCAGGCTCGGGGATCGGGCGTGCGACGGCGCTGCGCCTGTCCAGGGAGGGCGGACGAGTCGTCGTAGGCGATCTCGACGCGGACAGTGCACGCCGAGTCGCCGCGGAGATCGCCGACGCCGGTGGCACGGCCCATCCGCTCACGATCGACGTCCGCCTCGAAAGCGACGCGGACGCACTGGTGCAGTGTGCTCTCGAGGAGTTCGGGCGACTCGACGGTGCGGTGAACAACGCCGGCGCGGCTCACGTGGGAGCGCGGCTCCACGAGATCGCCACCGAAAACTGGCGACACGTTACCGGCGTCGTGCTCGACGGGGTGTTCTTCGGCATGCGCGCCCAGCTGCGGCATTTCTGCAGCCTCCGCGCGGGTGTCATAGTCAACGTCTCATCTCTCGCCGGGTACAAGGCGGGTTACGGGCAGGGCTCCTACGTGGCCGCCAAGCACGGTGTCATCGGCCTGACCAGACAGGCTGGTCTGGAGTACATCCGGGACGGGATTCGGGTGAATGCGGTTGCACCCGGACTCGTCGACACCCCCATCGTCGGCGTGCTGACCGACGACATGAAGGCGACCATTCAGCCAGGGGGTAAAGCCGGACGACCGGAACAGATCGCCAATGCGATCGTCTGGCTGTTGTCGGACGAAGCGTCCTTCGTCGCCGGCGAGACGATGCTCGTTGATGCGGCGGCGCTCCAGAAGTAG
- a CDS encoding 3-oxoacyl-ACP reductase family protein: MSSTSTRVALVTGGSRGIGAAIAERLARDGVSVAITYSASEHDARAVARRIEAIGSRALAIRADARDVDAVRKAVHTTVEQLGSLEILVNNAGILRTGVLQEFSLDDFDTLMSVNVRAVFVATREAAKFMKSGGRIINIGSITSEYLPIPGGAFYAASKGAVVGLTRGWARDLGAAGITVNSILPGRIDTDMTPATGPVAQRIRGSIALQRYGSPDEVASLAAFLAGPEGSFITGANLRVDGGASA, from the coding sequence ATGTCAAGTACTAGCACCCGGGTGGCCCTCGTCACCGGCGGGTCACGCGGTATCGGGGCGGCGATTGCGGAACGCCTTGCACGGGACGGCGTGTCGGTCGCCATCACCTACTCTGCTTCCGAGCACGACGCTCGTGCGGTGGCGCGCAGGATCGAGGCCATCGGGTCCCGAGCGCTAGCGATCCGCGCGGACGCTCGCGACGTGGACGCAGTACGTAAGGCGGTTCACACCACCGTGGAGCAGCTCGGGTCTTTGGAGATCCTGGTGAACAACGCCGGAATCCTCAGGACGGGCGTGCTGCAGGAATTCAGTCTCGATGATTTCGACACGCTGATGAGCGTGAACGTGCGCGCAGTGTTCGTCGCCACCCGGGAAGCGGCGAAGTTCATGAAGTCGGGCGGGCGGATCATCAACATCGGCAGCATCACCAGCGAGTATCTACCGATTCCGGGCGGTGCCTTCTATGCGGCGTCGAAGGGCGCCGTCGTCGGTTTGACGAGAGGCTGGGCGCGGGATCTCGGCGCTGCGGGCATCACCGTCAACAGCATCCTGCCGGGGCGCATCGATACGGACATGACTCCAGCCACCGGACCCGTCGCACAACGAATTCGAGGCTCGATTGCCCTGCAGCGTTACGGATCCCCGGACGAAGTGGCTTCTCTCGCCGCCTTCCTGGCGGGACCCGAGGGCTCCTTCATCACCGGGGCCAACCTGCGAGTCGACGGCGGCGCGTCGGCGTGA